A window of Thermosynechococcus sp. NK55a contains these coding sequences:
- the trxA gene encoding thioredoxin: MSSALSVTDATFEQEVLNSDIPVLVDFWAPWCGPCRMVAPVVDEIANEYQGRVKVVKVNTDENSKVATDFGIRSIPTLMIFKGGQKVDILVGAVPKTKIEATLAQFL, from the coding sequence ATGTCTAGTGCATTGTCCGTTACAGATGCCACCTTTGAACAAGAAGTATTAAATAGCGATATTCCTGTGTTAGTGGATTTCTGGGCACCTTGGTGTGGGCCGTGCCGCATGGTGGCACCCGTCGTTGATGAAATCGCCAATGAGTATCAGGGCAGAGTCAAGGTCGTCAAGGTCAATACTGACGAAAACTCTAAGGTGGCGACTGACTTTGGCATTCGCAGTATCCCGACGCTGATGATTTTTAAGGGTGGCCAAAAGGTGGATATTTTAGTAGGCGCGGTGCCAAAAACCAAAATTGAGGCGACTCTTGCCCAGTTCCTGTAG
- the hslO gene encoding Hsp33 family molecular chaperone HslO translates to MADFLLRATAAAEGIRAVGVITTQLTDEARKRHQLSYVATAALGRTMAAGLILASSFKQPQARVNVRIQGNGPLGTIFADAGADGTVRGYVQYPSVELPPNAKGKLDVGAAVGHRGYLYVIHDLGYGYPYSSTVELVSGEIAEDITYYLATSEQTPSALILGVFVEEAGVTAAGGLMLQVLPKAANDEHLIATLEQRVANLKGFTPLLQAGRTLPEIFQELLGDMDLHILPQRQMVRFHCGCSHERMLGALKLLGEAELRDILATEAKAEATCQFCNAVYWADQPMLEQLIAELATASV, encoded by the coding sequence ATGGCCGATTTTCTCTTGCGAGCAACTGCTGCGGCCGAAGGCATCCGTGCCGTCGGTGTCATTACCACTCAACTCACTGATGAAGCCCGCAAACGTCACCAACTGTCCTACGTGGCCACAGCGGCGCTGGGACGAACCATGGCCGCAGGCTTAATCCTTGCCTCCAGTTTCAAGCAGCCCCAAGCACGGGTGAACGTGCGCATTCAGGGCAACGGTCCCCTAGGAACCATTTTTGCCGATGCCGGTGCCGATGGCACAGTTCGCGGCTATGTGCAGTACCCTAGTGTTGAACTGCCCCCCAATGCCAAGGGCAAATTGGATGTGGGGGCGGCGGTGGGCCATCGGGGATATCTCTACGTCATCCACGATCTTGGCTACGGCTACCCCTATTCCAGCACAGTGGAGCTAGTCTCCGGCGAAATTGCTGAAGATATCACCTACTACCTCGCCACCTCAGAGCAAACCCCCTCCGCCCTGATATTGGGTGTTTTTGTCGAAGAGGCGGGGGTAACTGCCGCCGGTGGGTTGATGTTACAGGTGCTACCCAAAGCCGCCAATGATGAACACCTGATCGCGACCCTCGAACAACGGGTGGCCAATCTTAAGGGCTTTACCCCACTGCTACAGGCAGGGCGGACACTGCCAGAGATCTTTCAGGAACTCTTAGGGGATATGGATTTGCACATCTTGCCCCAACGGCAAATGGTGCGCTTTCACTGTGGCTGTTCCCACGAACGGATGTTAGGGGCACTCAAGCTCCTAGGGGAGGCAGAATTAAGAGATATCCTAGCCACAGAGGCAAAGGCAGAAGCCACCTGTCAGTTCTGTAACGCTGTCTATTGGGCGGATCAGCCGATGTTAGAGCAGTTAATTGCCGAGTTGGCCACTGCCTCAGTTTAG
- a CDS encoding 1-acyl-sn-glycerol-3-phosphate acyltransferase, with product MQDSVKSALLTPLMDRLVGDFGLRRYIRTLRVQGQEQVPKSGPVILIPNHRSRWDALIIPYVTGRRVSGRDLYSMVSHDEMLGLQGRVIGQCGGFPVNAQAPSLSALRRGVELLR from the coding sequence ATGCAAGATTCTGTCAAGTCTGCTCTCCTCACTCCTCTGATGGACCGTCTGGTGGGGGATTTTGGCCTGCGGCGCTATATTCGTACCCTTCGGGTGCAAGGGCAGGAGCAGGTGCCCAAAAGTGGTCCAGTGATCTTGATCCCCAACCATCGTTCCCGCTGGGATGCGCTGATTATTCCCTATGTTACTGGGCGGCGGGTGAGTGGGCGCGACCTCTACTCCATGGTCTCCCACGATGAGATGTTGGGACTGCAGGGCAGGGTGATTGGTCAGTGTGGCGGTTTTCCCGTCAATGCCCAAGCGCCTTCGCTGAGTGCGTTGCGTAGGGGTGTGGAACTTCTGCGGTAG
- a CDS encoding FxLYD domain-containing protein produces the protein MGLLQVEEIREALQEVLSEHALVVQVNQFRNQLNIILNKPPGTVAHYSALADLLKSRLGQFHLDDIDRIKIIGRIQGSPKPDWEEVIDLRPLNPALAAPVYASSAPWVVAIAAGFVSLLVIFSYHLGQWQQQQRLQQLIEGSLGQKGVVMTDFKWHIEGGTPFIVGVLKNYSKDYFRLVQGDFELFDQRGQQVGTVAVRVYGLGPEETWQFREPIANRQAMGVRLVKLQSFN, from the coding sequence ATGGGGCTACTACAAGTTGAGGAAATTCGCGAAGCACTTCAAGAGGTGCTTTCAGAACACGCCCTTGTTGTGCAAGTCAATCAGTTTCGCAACCAATTAAACATTATTTTGAACAAACCCCCCGGCACCGTTGCCCATTATTCTGCCCTAGCGGATCTTCTCAAGTCTCGCTTGGGACAGTTTCACCTCGATGATATTGACCGCATTAAAATTATTGGCCGCATACAGGGTTCGCCTAAACCCGATTGGGAAGAGGTTATTGATCTGCGCCCTCTCAACCCAGCCCTAGCTGCCCCTGTGTATGCTTCCTCTGCCCCGTGGGTGGTGGCGATCGCTGCTGGCTTTGTTAGTTTACTGGTGATCTTTAGCTATCACCTTGGTCAGTGGCAGCAACAGCAACGGCTGCAGCAGTTGATCGAGGGTTCCCTTGGTCAAAAAGGGGTAGTGATGACGGACTTTAAGTGGCACATTGAGGGTGGTACACCGTTTATTGTCGGGGTTCTTAAAAACTACAGTAAAGACTATTTTCGCCTAGTTCAGGGGGACTTTGAACTCTTTGATCAACGCGGTCAGCAAGTTGGGACCGTGGCGGTACGGGTTTATGGTCTTGGCCCTGAGGAAACATGGCAATTTCGTGAACCAATAGCCAATCGTCAGGCAATGGGAGTACGGCTAGTAAAATTACAGTCATTCAATTAA
- the mazG gene encoding nucleoside triphosphate pyrophosphohydrolase, giving the protein MQRPVIPPMAMPLTVLPATTVLTEAIQLPQGGLITEIPTLAIAHRLAQQLRRHWPLETPLTLIDAQHQSIPLTLGELAELTDANCPLQLYVPPPLPEALTQFQRLIDVVRELRHPERGCPWDLQQTPTSLVPYVLEEAYEVVHALQEGNAAAIAEELGDLLLQVVLQSQLAQEAGQFTLAQVLQGITEKLIRRHPHVFGEVALTTAQEVRDQWEQIKAAEKGSEDPLPLSQKLQHYARTLPPLMAGMKIGERASRAGLDWPTISGAWEKFYEELAEFQEALLQGNAEQQTAELGDLLFSVINLARWCQLDPVNALQQTYQRFIQRLACIEAAIDRPLETYTLEELEVLWQQAKVQLATDSEASPREPDSEGA; this is encoded by the coding sequence ATGCAGCGTCCAGTCATTCCGCCTATGGCCATGCCCCTCACTGTCTTGCCTGCCACAACTGTTTTGACAGAAGCGATTCAATTGCCTCAGGGCGGCTTGATTACGGAGATTCCGACGCTGGCGATCGCCCACCGTTTGGCACAGCAGTTGCGCCGCCATTGGCCCTTGGAGACGCCCTTAACGCTGATTGATGCCCAACACCAGAGTATCCCCCTGACCCTTGGGGAATTGGCGGAGCTCACCGATGCCAACTGTCCTTTACAGCTCTATGTGCCACCCCCCTTGCCAGAGGCCTTGACGCAATTTCAACGCCTGATTGATGTGGTTCGAGAGCTGCGCCATCCAGAGCGAGGCTGTCCTTGGGATTTGCAGCAAACCCCAACCAGTCTCGTTCCCTATGTTCTTGAGGAAGCCTATGAAGTGGTACATGCCCTGCAGGAGGGAAATGCGGCGGCGATCGCCGAAGAATTGGGAGACCTGTTGCTTCAAGTTGTTCTCCAGAGCCAACTTGCCCAAGAAGCCGGCCAATTTACCCTTGCTCAAGTCCTTCAAGGAATTACCGAGAAACTGATCCGTCGCCATCCCCATGTCTTTGGTGAAGTAGCACTCACCACTGCTCAAGAGGTGCGTGACCAATGGGAGCAAATCAAAGCGGCTGAAAAAGGTAGCGAAGATCCCCTCCCCCTGAGTCAAAAGCTGCAACACTATGCCCGTACCCTCCCACCCCTGATGGCAGGGATGAAAATTGGTGAGCGAGCGAGTCGCGCTGGCCTAGACTGGCCGACTATTAGCGGTGCATGGGAGAAATTTTACGAGGAACTGGCGGAGTTTCAGGAGGCGCTTTTGCAAGGGAATGCTGAGCAACAGACTGCGGAATTGGGAGACCTCCTCTTTAGTGTGATTAACCTCGCCCGCTGGTGCCAACTGGATCCTGTTAATGCCCTGCAACAAACCTATCAACGCTTTATTCAACGCTTGGCGTGCATTGAGGCGGCTATTGATCGCCCCCTGGAGACTTACACCCTAGAAGAACTAGAAGTCCTCTGGCAACAGGCCAAAGTACAGTTAGCCACAGACAGCGAGGCAAGCCCTAGAGAACCTGACTCTGAAGGGGCCTAA
- a CDS encoding HAD family hydrolase encodes MAHLKALIFDVDGTLADTERDGHRVAFNKAFAAAGLDWEWDVSLYGQLLAVAGGKERIRYYLECFRSDWPRPQNLDALIADLHKAKTRYYTELLAEGAIPLRPGVKRLLTEAREAGLRLAIATTTTPANVTALLENTLAPDGVRWFEIIAAGDVVPAKKPAPDIYFYTLEKMRLSPQECLAFEDSANGIQAATASRLATIITITDYTKDHDFRDAALVLDCLGEPDYPFQVLRGEVGWTTYVDVPLLRSLHQQWTSTLSQR; translated from the coding sequence ATGGCACACCTTAAAGCCCTGATCTTTGATGTTGATGGCACCTTAGCAGATACGGAGCGGGATGGCCATCGTGTAGCCTTCAACAAGGCCTTTGCCGCCGCTGGTCTAGATTGGGAATGGGATGTTTCCCTCTATGGTCAACTCCTGGCGGTGGCTGGGGGCAAGGAGCGGATAAGGTATTACCTTGAGTGCTTTCGTTCCGATTGGCCACGTCCCCAAAATTTGGATGCTCTGATTGCCGATTTACACAAGGCCAAGACCCGCTATTATACCGAGCTATTGGCGGAAGGGGCTATTCCCCTGCGGCCGGGGGTGAAACGGCTCCTCACTGAAGCCCGTGAAGCAGGATTACGTTTGGCGATCGCCACCACGACCACCCCTGCCAATGTTACTGCACTCCTTGAAAATACGCTCGCTCCTGATGGCGTCAGGTGGTTTGAGATAATCGCTGCTGGGGATGTGGTTCCAGCCAAGAAACCTGCGCCCGACATTTACTTCTACACACTTGAAAAGATGCGTCTCTCACCCCAAGAGTGCCTTGCCTTTGAGGATTCGGCCAATGGAATTCAGGCCGCCACCGCCAGTCGCCTAGCGACCATTATCACGATTACCGACTACACCAAGGATCATGATTTTCGTGATGCAGCACTTGTCTTGGATTGCCTAGGGGAACCGGACTATCCCTTTCAGGTTCTGCGTGGTGAGGTGGGTTGGACAACCTATGTGGATGTGCCCCTATTGCGATCGCTGCACCAGCAGTGGACAAGCACGTTGAGTCAGCGATAA
- a CDS encoding YccF domain-containing protein, with protein MSLLGNLIWLIFGGFLTGIGYMLGGVTLCLTIIGIPFGIKAIQLGWSTLLPFGKHIVEAPDANSTLTMIFNILWLLVVGWGIALNHLFWGLLLAVTIIGLPFARQHFKLMILGLLPFGRELR; from the coding sequence ATGAGTCTTCTTGGCAATCTCATTTGGTTGATCTTTGGCGGCTTCCTCACGGGCATTGGCTATATGCTTGGCGGTGTGACGCTGTGCCTGACGATCATTGGCATCCCCTTTGGGATTAAAGCCATTCAACTGGGTTGGAGTACGCTCCTCCCCTTTGGCAAGCACATTGTTGAGGCGCCTGATGCCAATAGCACTCTAACGATGATCTTTAATATTCTGTGGCTTTTGGTCGTGGGCTGGGGCATTGCCCTGAATCACCTCTTTTGGGGGTTGCTCTTGGCGGTGACCATTATTGGCCTACCCTTTGCGCGGCAGCACTTCAAACTCATGATTTTAGGATTACTGCCCTTTGGCCGCGAGTTGAGGTGA
- the thiS gene encoding sulfur carrier protein ThiS, protein MVPAEPAILIHVNGTPHTLRRSLSIPELCNLLNIHPRLVAIEYNGEILHRQFWETTYVQAGDRLEIVTIVGGG, encoded by the coding sequence ATGGTTCCTGCTGAGCCAGCGATCCTCATTCATGTCAATGGCACTCCTCACACCTTGAGGCGATCGCTCTCGATTCCAGAACTCTGCAACCTACTGAATATTCACCCCCGCCTGGTTGCCATTGAATACAATGGTGAGATTTTACATCGGCAGTTTTGGGAAACGACCTATGTACAGGCGGGCGATCGCTTGGAAATTGTCACAATTGTCGGTGGCGGCTGA
- a CDS encoding ABC transporter substrate-binding protein produces the protein MRWWRWPLIALLVYLCTLSLGSCAGLITPRGNQLVTAVTSDPKTFNYALSQESPNVFGYLYTGLIQENGFTGELEPALAESWEIKPETLEIVFRLRPNLKWSDGVPLTSEDVVFTYNKIYFNPEIPTSSRDILRIGQKGLLPAVTAQGDRQVTFKLPEPFAPFLRNAGLPILPAHLLREAVRQRDSQGRLKFLSMWGTDTDPRQIVGNGPFVMDRYVNGQRLIFRRNPFYWRSPLPHLERFIWQIVESTDTAMLQFRSGGLDLFAVTPEMFALLKREEKRGQFTIYNSGPSPNTLFLCFNLNRGRRNGKPLVDPVKSEWFNDVRFRQAVAYALDRQRMINNIYQGLGAPQHSTIPVQSPFYFSPAQGLPTYSYDVAKAKALLQAAGFRYDDQGRLFDAKGNRVRFSLITNAGNKIREAIATQIQQDLGAIGMQVDLQFLAFGTLVDRLSNSLEWEAHILGFTGGGNEPNSGANIWRVDGLLHTFNQQPSPNQPPITGRVVADWERRISDLYVQGAQELNLERRKQIYAEAQRLAQEYLPFIYLVNPLSLTAFRNHVIGANPTALGGALWNLDELKVAMAAAD, from the coding sequence ATGCGCTGGTGGCGATGGCCTCTGATTGCGCTGCTGGTTTATCTGTGCACCCTTAGCCTTGGAAGCTGTGCTGGGCTGATTACGCCCCGTGGCAACCAATTGGTGACCGCCGTCACCTCAGACCCGAAAACCTTTAACTATGCCCTGAGCCAAGAATCCCCCAATGTCTTTGGCTATCTCTACACAGGGTTAATTCAAGAAAATGGCTTCACGGGTGAACTAGAGCCTGCCCTTGCTGAGTCTTGGGAAATTAAGCCGGAAACCCTCGAGATTGTCTTTCGACTCAGGCCGAATCTGAAATGGTCGGATGGTGTGCCCCTCACCAGTGAGGATGTGGTTTTTACCTACAATAAAATCTACTTCAATCCTGAGATTCCCACCAGTAGCCGCGATATTCTCCGCATTGGCCAGAAGGGGCTGCTGCCGGCAGTGACCGCCCAAGGCGATCGCCAAGTCACCTTTAAGCTCCCGGAACCCTTTGCTCCTTTTTTACGCAATGCTGGATTGCCGATTTTGCCCGCCCATCTGCTGCGGGAAGCGGTACGACAGCGGGATAGCCAAGGGCGGTTGAAGTTCCTGTCTATGTGGGGCACAGACACCGACCCGCGGCAAATTGTCGGCAATGGCCCTTTTGTCATGGATCGCTATGTGAATGGCCAGCGGTTGATTTTTCGCCGCAATCCCTTCTATTGGCGATCGCCGCTGCCCCATCTGGAACGCTTTATTTGGCAAATTGTGGAATCCACCGACACCGCCATGCTGCAGTTTCGCTCAGGCGGCCTGGATTTATTTGCCGTCACCCCTGAGATGTTTGCCCTTTTGAAACGCGAGGAAAAGCGCGGCCAGTTCACCATCTACAATAGTGGGCCAAGTCCCAACACCCTCTTCCTTTGCTTTAATCTCAATCGCGGTCGGCGCAACGGCAAGCCGCTGGTGGATCCCGTGAAGTCCGAGTGGTTTAATGATGTGCGGTTCCGTCAGGCAGTGGCCTATGCCCTCGATCGCCAGCGGATGATTAACAACATCTACCAAGGTCTAGGGGCGCCCCAACATTCAACGATTCCCGTCCAAAGTCCCTTTTACTTCTCGCCGGCACAGGGGCTGCCCACCTACAGTTACGATGTGGCCAAAGCCAAGGCATTACTCCAAGCGGCAGGCTTCCGCTACGACGATCAAGGTCGCCTCTTTGACGCCAAGGGGAACCGCGTCCGCTTTTCCCTGATAACTAATGCGGGCAACAAAATCCGTGAGGCAATAGCAACGCAAATTCAGCAGGACTTAGGGGCGATCGGCATGCAGGTGGATCTGCAATTTTTGGCCTTTGGTACCCTCGTAGATCGCCTCTCCAATTCCCTAGAGTGGGAAGCCCATATCCTCGGCTTTACCGGGGGGGGCAATGAACCCAATAGCGGGGCCAATATCTGGCGCGTGGATGGCCTTTTGCATACATTCAATCAGCAACCGTCACCGAATCAACCACCCATTACGGGGCGAGTCGTCGCTGACTGGGAGCGGCGCATCAGTGATCTGTATGTCCAAGGCGCCCAGGAGCTAAATCTAGAACGACGCAAGCAAATCTATGCTGAAGCCCAACGCCTGGCTCAGGAATATCTCCCCTTTATCTACCTGGTGAATCCCCTCTCCCTCACCGCTTTTCGCAATCATGTCATTGGCGCGAATCCCACCGCCCTGGGGGGTGCCCTGTGGAATCTCGATGAACTGAAAGTGGCAATGGCGGCAGCGGATTAG
- a CDS encoding 1-acyl-sn-glycerol-3-phosphate acyltransferase: MSSVVTTAQPPLHFLPQRFSYPVWWTVARLLPLYIRYGLGLQRVEGVNVETLARYYQQFQQGQVRLLIAFRHPCTDDPLVMGYLMWHLLPQTARRLGIRLRPPTNGYFLYDRGIPLWAGAQIGWLFSRLGGISIMRGKLDSQALRSARELLVGGRFPLAAAPEGATNEHNELVAPLEPGVAQLGFWCLEDLAKAGRSLPVVILPIGIQYSLSQPSWERMAKLMAQLENRLGCPTDSQHTQPDDLYRRLLNLAMHLLDRLEAFYATSYGQDFPELPPFDSPNAKLAARIQRLLNSALVVAESYFGLKPSADFVSRCRRIEQAAWERMFRSDLAQLSSVERCLADWLAEEANVRLRHMRLAERFTSITGSYIREKFTINRFADVVLILWRTLDWLEGKSPNLNRLVGLRQVRLSVGEPLDLESYWPLYRRDRQGARQAVKEVTDQIRQQFEALIVPTEA, encoded by the coding sequence ATGTCCAGTGTAGTTACAACTGCCCAACCTCCGTTGCATTTTCTCCCCCAGCGGTTTAGCTACCCCGTCTGGTGGACAGTGGCAAGACTCCTGCCCCTCTATATTCGGTATGGTCTTGGGCTCCAGCGGGTTGAAGGGGTAAATGTGGAGACCCTTGCCCGTTATTACCAGCAGTTTCAGCAGGGACAGGTACGGCTCCTCATTGCCTTTCGCCATCCCTGTACGGATGATCCGTTGGTCATGGGCTATTTGATGTGGCATCTCCTGCCGCAAACAGCACGGCGGCTGGGCATTCGCTTGCGTCCCCCCACAAATGGGTATTTTCTCTACGATCGCGGGATTCCCCTCTGGGCAGGGGCCCAGATTGGTTGGCTCTTTTCACGGTTGGGGGGGATTTCAATCATGCGCGGTAAGCTCGACAGCCAAGCCCTGCGATCGGCGCGGGAGTTACTTGTAGGGGGACGATTTCCCCTAGCGGCAGCGCCGGAGGGAGCAACGAATGAACACAACGAACTGGTCGCACCTTTAGAGCCGGGGGTGGCACAATTGGGATTTTGGTGTCTGGAAGATTTGGCTAAGGCGGGGCGATCGCTGCCTGTGGTCATTCTGCCCATCGGCATTCAGTACAGCCTCAGTCAGCCCTCTTGGGAGCGCATGGCAAAGCTAATGGCACAACTGGAGAACCGCCTTGGGTGCCCTACAGATTCTCAGCATACCCAGCCAGACGACCTCTACCGCCGCCTGCTGAATTTAGCAATGCACCTTTTGGACCGCCTAGAGGCCTTTTATGCTACCTCCTATGGTCAAGATTTTCCCGAACTGCCCCCCTTTGACTCCCCCAATGCTAAATTGGCAGCACGAATTCAGCGACTCCTCAACAGTGCCCTTGTGGTGGCGGAGTCCTACTTTGGTCTTAAGCCCAGTGCAGATTTTGTCAGTCGCTGCCGACGCATTGAGCAGGCTGCTTGGGAACGGATGTTTCGCAGTGATTTGGCACAACTTTCTAGTGTAGAGCGCTGCTTAGCCGATTGGTTGGCCGAGGAAGCCAATGTGCGATTGCGTCATATGCGTCTTGCGGAGCGATTTACCTCAATTACGGGTAGCTATATCCGCGAGAAATTCACGATTAATCGCTTTGCAGATGTAGTGCTGATTCTCTGGCGCACGTTGGATTGGCTAGAGGGAAAAAGCCCGAATCTGAATCGCTTGGTGGGTTTGCGGCAGGTGCGCCTGAGTGTCGGAGAGCCTCTCGATTTAGAGAGCTATTGGCCTCTGTATCGGCGCGATCGCCAGGGGGCACGGCAAGCCGTGAAGGAAGTGACTGATCAGATTCGCCAGCAATTTGAAGCCTTAATTGTGCCTACGGAAGCTTAG
- a CDS encoding ATP-dependent DNA helicase RecQ, protein MPEADLKPIQAALQQYWGYSELRSPQAEVMIALLQRRDALVVLPTGAGKSLCFQLPAVLQRGLTLVVSPLLALMENQITELRQRGLAAAAYHSELPSSQRRQILSHLRDYRLLYLSPESLFSSPLWQRLCSAEVELNGLIVDEAHCLVQWGDRFRPAYRRLGTVRPALRQCKPQQPPLAIAAFTATADPHAQRTLIEVLGLEQPVQIIHSPYRANLYLAVRSVWSRGYRRHCLQQFLKQQGRTCGLIYARTRHDCETLATWLQEQGHRSSAYHGGLPAVQRRQIESDWLQDKLPFVVCTNAFGMGVNKPNVRWICHYQPPLQLSEYLQEVGRAGRDGQPAQALVLVSDRWGLDREDQQRWYFFQRQSQDTYNRAMALQAQLPLRGNLQQLRQHFPEVELTLALLHQQGALRWQDPFHYCRQPLAQVPPPPKDPQEQLMQEFLYQRGCRWQFLLQAFGFATEARGFHCGHCDRCRPAHRSRKTL, encoded by the coding sequence ATGCCAGAGGCCGATTTGAAGCCGATACAGGCTGCCCTACAGCAATACTGGGGCTATTCTGAGTTGCGATCGCCCCAAGCAGAGGTGATGATAGCACTCTTGCAACGACGGGACGCCCTAGTTGTGCTGCCCACAGGAGCGGGCAAAAGTCTCTGTTTTCAGTTGCCAGCAGTGCTTCAACGGGGATTGACGCTGGTGGTTTCGCCGCTGCTTGCCCTCATGGAAAATCAGATCACTGAATTGCGGCAACGGGGTCTTGCGGCCGCAGCCTATCACAGTGAACTGCCCAGCAGCCAACGCCGCCAGATTCTCTCGCACCTAAGGGACTACCGTTTGCTGTATCTTTCGCCGGAGTCCTTATTTTCTAGCCCTCTTTGGCAGCGCCTCTGTTCAGCAGAAGTGGAACTCAATGGCTTGATTGTGGATGAAGCCCATTGCCTTGTGCAGTGGGGCGATCGCTTTCGACCCGCTTATCGTCGCTTGGGAACGGTGCGCCCTGCCCTTCGCCAATGTAAACCTCAGCAGCCACCCCTGGCGATCGCTGCCTTTACCGCCACTGCCGATCCCCATGCCCAACGCACCCTGATTGAGGTTTTAGGTCTAGAACAGCCTGTACAGATCATTCACAGCCCCTATCGGGCCAATCTCTATTTGGCCGTACGTTCTGTGTGGAGTCGGGGGTATCGCCGCCATTGTCTCCAGCAATTTCTCAAGCAGCAGGGGAGAACCTGCGGATTGATCTATGCCCGCACCCGCCACGATTGTGAAACCCTTGCCACTTGGCTTCAGGAGCAGGGACACCGCAGCAGCGCTTACCATGGCGGACTACCGGCAGTACAGCGACGCCAAATTGAGAGCGATTGGTTGCAGGACAAACTGCCTTTTGTGGTCTGTACCAATGCCTTTGGTATGGGAGTCAATAAACCCAATGTGCGTTGGATTTGTCACTACCAGCCGCCCCTGCAACTCAGTGAATATCTCCAAGAGGTGGGACGGGCTGGGCGGGATGGTCAGCCGGCACAGGCACTGGTTTTGGTGAGCGATCGCTGGGGTTTGGATCGCGAAGATCAACAGCGTTGGTATTTTTTTCAGCGCCAAAGTCAAGACACTTACAATCGCGCCATGGCACTGCAGGCGCAGCTGCCCCTGCGGGGCAATCTTCAGCAACTGCGGCAACACTTTCCTGAGGTGGAATTGACCCTGGCATTACTGCATCAACAGGGGGCACTCCGCTGGCAAGACCCCTTTCACTATTGCCGTCAACCCTTGGCACAGGTGCCACCCCCGCCCAAAGACCCTCAAGAACAGTTGATGCAAGAGTTCCTCTATCAGCGGGGCTGCCGCTGGCAGTTTCTCCTCCAAGCCTTTGGTTTTGCCACTGAGGCAAGGGGATTCCACTGTGGCCATTGCGATCGCTGTCGGCCTGCGCACCGCTCCCGCAAAACACTGTAA
- a CDS encoding DUF2808 domain-containing protein, producing MVKRFLPVLILLGCSLGPVTPALVRAQANQGFTFTWGDGPSGRQQLQYHLDNGTPGFMGDRYWLRLGQQKVAINRINITYPDYYTGIIDPKGIEVRIGGNRGNSFFQFRRDLGQKIPLAEVSVDPDNRVIDIVPAEVIPAGTPVQVILNNVRNPNNGGMYYFNARIGSPGDIPLMRYVGTWILSIANN from the coding sequence ATGGTGAAGCGTTTCCTACCGGTTCTGATTCTGTTGGGGTGTAGTCTGGGTCCTGTGACCCCTGCCCTTGTGCGTGCCCAAGCCAATCAGGGCTTTACGTTTACCTGGGGTGACGGGCCCAGTGGCCGACAGCAGTTGCAATACCACTTAGATAACGGCACCCCCGGTTTTATGGGCGATCGCTATTGGCTGCGTCTGGGTCAGCAAAAAGTGGCCATCAACCGCATTAATATCACCTATCCTGACTATTACACCGGCATCATTGATCCTAAAGGCATTGAAGTGCGCATCGGGGGTAATCGCGGCAACAGCTTCTTCCAGTTTCGCCGTGACCTGGGTCAGAAAATCCCACTTGCTGAAGTGTCCGTTGATCCCGATAATCGCGTCATTGACATTGTGCCTGCGGAAGTAATTCCGGCCGGAACCCCCGTACAGGTGATCCTCAACAATGTCCGCAACCCCAACAATGGCGGCATGTACTATTTCAATGCCCGCATTGGTTCCCCCGGTGATATTCCCTTGATGCGCTACGTTGGCACTTGGATTCTCAGTATTGCCAACAACTGA
- the psaX gene encoding photosystem I protein PsaX: protein MATKSAKPTYAFRTFWAVLLLAINFLVAAYYFGILK from the coding sequence ATGGCAACAAAATCTGCAAAACCCACCTACGCTTTCCGCACCTTCTGGGCTGTGCTACTGTTAGCCATTAATTTCTTGGTTGCCGCCTACTACTTTGGCATCCTCAAGTAG